One window of Oncorhynchus masou masou isolate Uvic2021 chromosome 28, UVic_Omas_1.1, whole genome shotgun sequence genomic DNA carries:
- the depdc5 gene encoding GATOR1 complex protein DEPDC5 isoform X5 produces the protein MKNKTYKLVVHKKGFGGSDDELVVNPKVFPQVSLGDIIEIAHPTDEYSPLLLQVKSLKEDLQKETISVDQTVAQAFKLRAYQDVVVNIVDPKDVTLDLVELTFKDQYIGRGDMWRLKKSLVSTCAYVTQKVEFAGIRAQASELWVKGEKVTCGYISEDTRVVFRSTSAMVYIFIQMSCEMWDFDIYGDLYFEKAVSGFLSDLFAKWKERYCSHEVTVVLFSRTFYNAKTLEEFPEILRGSIRQDHEGRFYEDFYRVVAQTERRDEWTSLLVTIKKLFIQYPVLVRLKEAVGFPSGHNSTAAQGNYLEAINLSFNVFDKHYINRNFDRTGQMSVVITPGVGVFEVDRLLMILTKQRMIDNGIGVDLVCMGEQPLHAVPLFKLHNRTVPGDSRLGDDYNLPHWINHSFYTSKSQNSCSCFTPRIKLAGRKLHAEKFKNNKEHTLGAPKDENSLPIQVDYDAHDAQVFRLPGPSRAQRSTNFRVVREREVSGRRSWGSADVSGVLGGGVSPPVRSCGPDEQRSLASDDSLGRVSNILLIPRLPPAQYGEVSSSLGYTSTRELLEKMMESQRDSSAPGRFTVGSAESTLHVRPGGYTPQRALINPFAPSRMPMKLTSNRRRWMHTFPVGPSGEAIQIHHQTRQNMAELQGSEQRDPAHTSAELLELAYHEATGRRTASERRQAGENGLYSSGGMEEYTHGSPASSNSTGTPVNRGSSLEDFSSGSPDPTLLLSAPPTVPSFCCTVGVDWKSLTTPACLPLTTDYFPEWQTLQNDYTEGCYDLLPHTDLERRDDEAPVMSAPQVFEEFICQRLMQGYQIIVQPNKRKPQPAVAPPLSSSPLYTRGLVSRRRPEEEESLYWLSMGRTFHKVCLKDKIITVTRYLPKYPYESAQIQYTYSLCPPHSDAHFLSCWVEFGHERLEEYKWNYLDQYICSAGSEDFSLIDSLKFWRTRFLLLPAGGARRVADGEGHWDVYGEGVGTVAGREGMTGTGDWALLDGFIRFLEGLNRIRRRHRSDRIIRKGPAMKGLQVTGPLSAYPPEPVAPPLGKKGTSALSALLELEQNQKTLEEQQQQGKSSAATSESSTVAMTTTYVDSPRKVSTDPAEGGATDKGGQVGAGVVATGGAAAQATGDTGSSLATETSGQSGTGALCLSSSSTLMEILEAIKHPTTGVQLLPEQKGLPPNCFISAEIVHWLVNNVEGVATQGMAVDIMQKMLDEGLVTHASGDAMRTFVYGFYFYRIVAEKDGERGPTSQLPPPVAQGWSTAALEDFALFQRKWFEVAFVLEERRTCDLPAFLLPWLPSRPASYASRHSSFSRSFGGRSQAAALLAATVPEQKTATLDVDVNNRSDRTEWCSCYYHGNFSLNAAFEVKLHWMAVTAAVLFEMVQGWHRKAASCGFLLVPVLEVPFALPSYLYGDPLRAQLFIPLHIHRLLRDGSDNLFEGFEPETYWDRMQLFQEAILYRFGFVQDKFSASAFNFPSENKPQYIHVTGTVFLQLPYSKRKYSSGQQRRRRNSTASASQGLFGSEELVGYYWAYNTMLTKAWRTGVLGDEKLADRLLRDFTDFCANKDKRLVNFWDSCQEKMNASAP, from the exons ATGAAGAATAAAACATACAAACTTGTGGTGCACAAGAAAGGCTTTGGAGGCAGTG ATGATGAGCTTGTGGTGAACCCCAAGGTGTTCCCTCAAGTTTCCCTTGGGGACATAATTGAGATTGCACACCCCACAGATGAATACAG CCCTCTCTTGCTGCAGGTGAAGAGTCTCAAAGAAGACCTCCAGAAAG aGACAATCAGTGTGGACCAGACGGTGGCGCAAGCCTTCAAACTCCGGGCATACCAGGATGTCGTTGTAAACATTGTGGATCCAAAG GATGTAACTCTGGACCTCGTAGAGCTCACATTCAAAGACCAATACATTGGAAGGGGAGACATGTGGCGACTGAAGAAGAGTCTG GTGAGTACCTGTGCTTATGTGACCCAGAAAGTGGAATTTGCAGGGATCAG AGCCCAGGCCAGTGAGTTATGGGTGAAAGGAGAGAAGGTCACTTGTGGCTACATCAGTGAAGACACCAGG GTGGTGTTCAGGTCGACCTCTGCCATGGTGTACATCTTCATCCAGATGAGCTGCGAAATGTGGGACTTCGATATCTACG GGGATCTCTACTTTGAGAAAGCAGTCAGTGGTTTTTTGTCTGATCTTTTTGCCAAATGGAAG GAGAGGTATTGCAGCCATGAAGTGACAGTGGTGCTTTTCTCACGCACTTTCTACAACGCTAAAACCTTGG AAGAGTTTCCTGAGATATTGAGAGGTTCCATCAGACAGGACCACGAGGGCCGTTTCTATGAAGATTTCTATAG GGTAGTGGCTCAGACTGAGAGACGTGATGAGTGGACCTCTCTACTGGTCACCATCAAGAAGCTCTTCATCCAGTATCCTGTCTTGGTGCGGCTGAAAGAAGCGG TTGGTTTCCCCTCCGGCCATAACTCTACTGCTGCTCAGGGGAATTACCTTGAGGCCATTAACCTGTCTTTCAACG TCTTTGACAAGCACTACATCAACCGCAATTTTGACCGCACCGGTCAGATGTCTGTGGTCATCACCCCGGGGGTGGGCGTGTTTGAAGTGGACCGACTGCTCATGATCCTAACCAAGCAGCGCATGATTGACAATG GTATCGGTGTAGACTTGGTGTGTATGGGAGAGCAGCCACTTCATGCAGTGCCTCTATTTAAG CTGCACAACAGGACAGTGCCTGGAGACTCACGACTGGGGGATGACTACAACCTGCCCCACTGGATCAACCACAG CTTTTACACTTCCAAAAGCCAGAACTCCTGCAGTTGCTTCACTCCTCGCATCAAGCTGGCAGGACGCAAG CTCCATGCAGAAAAATTCAAGAATAACAAAGAGCACA CTCTTGGGGCTCCGAAGGACGAGAACAGCCTTCCCATCCAGGTGGACTACGATGCCCATGATGCACAGGTGTTCAGACTCCCCGGGCCGTCCCGAGCCCAGAGGAGCACCAACTTCAG GGTGGTCCGAGAGAGGGAAGTGAGTggaaggagaagctgggggtcTGCGGATGTGAGTGGGGTTCTAGGGGGCGGTGTGTCCCCCCCTGTCCGCTCTTGTGGGCCTGACGAGCAGCGGAGCCTGGCCTCTGATGACAGCCTGGGCAGGGTGTCCAACATCCTGCTGATCCCCCGTCTGCCCCCAGCCCAGTACGGAGAGGTCAGCAGCTCCCTGGGCTACACCAGCACCAGAG agttgTTGGAGAAGATGATGGAATCTCAGCGGGACTCCAGTGCTCCAGGGAGGTTCACTGTGGGGAGTGCTGAGTCCACCCTCCATGTGCGCCCAGGGGGCTACACCCCTCAGAGGGCCCTCATTAACCCCTTCGCCCCCTCACGCATGCCCATGAAGCTCACCTCCAACCGCAGGCGCTGGATGCACACCTTCCCTGTGG GTCCGTCAGGAGAGGCCATCCAGATCcaccaccagaccagacagaaCATGGCTGAATTGCAGGGCAGCGAGCAGAGAGACCCCGCCCACACCTCCGCCGAGCTCCTGGAACTGGCCTATCACGAGGCCACTGGCAG ACGGACAGCCTCAGAGAGACGACAGGCAGGAGAAAATGGGCTGTACTCCAgcggagggatggaggagtaTACTCATGGCAGCCCAGCCAGCAGCAACagcactg GAACACCGGTAAACCGTGGCTCTTCGTTGGAGGACTTTTCCTCTGGCAGTCCGGATCCAA CCCTGCTGCTGTCTGCCCCCCCGACAGTGCCTAGCTTCTGTTGCACGGTGGGGGTAGACTGGAAGTCTCTGACCACACCCGCCTGTCTGCCTCTCACCACTGACTACTTCCCTGAATGGCAGACCCTGCAGAACGACTACACTGAGGGCTGCTACGACCTGCTGCCACACACTGACCTGGAGAG gcgGGATGATGAGGCCCCGGTGATGAGTGCCCCTCAGGTGTTTGAGGAGTTTATCTGTCAGCGGCTGATGCAGGGCTACCAGATCATTGTCCAACCTAACAAAAGGAAACCCCAGCCTGCTGTGGCCCCGCCCCTCAGCAGTAGTCCACTCTACACCAGag GGCTGGTCTCTCGGCGCAGgccagaagaggaggagagtctGTACTGGCTCAGTATGGGTCGTACCTTCCATAAAGTCTGCCTGAAGGATAAAATCATCACTGTTACCCGCTACCTTCCGAA gtaccCGTATGAGTCGGCCCAGATCCAGTACACCTACAGTCTGTGTCCCCCTCACTCTGACGCCCACTTCCTGTCCTGCTGGGTGGAGTTTGGTCACGAGAGACTGGAGGAGTACAAGTGGAACTACCTGGACCAGTACATCTGCTCTGCTGGCTCTGAGGACTTCAG TTTGATAGACTCTCTGAAGTTCTGGCGGACCCGCTTCCTGCTGCTGCCGGCCGGGGGGGCTAGACGTGTGGCGGACGGGGAGGGGCACTGGGACGTTTACGGGGAGGGAGTGGGCACGGTGGCGGGCAGAGAGGGCATGACGGGCACCGGGGACTGGGCCCTGCTGGATGGCTTCATCCGCTTCCTGGAGGGACTCAACCGCATCCGCAGACGCCACCGCTCTGACAGGATCATCAGG aaAGGACCGGCGATGAAGGGTTTGCAGGTGACTGGTCCTCTCTCTGCCTACCCTCCGGAGCCTGTAGCGCCCCCTCTGGGCAAGAAAGGCACCTCCGCTTTATCAGCTCTCCTGGAGTTGGAGCAGAACCAAAA GACTCTAGAGGAGCAGCAACAACAGGGGAAATCCTCAGCTGCCACCAGTGAGTCTTCCACTGTCGCCATGACCACTACATATGTGGACAGCCCTCGCAAG GTTTCTACAGATCCTGCTGAAGGAGGGGCCACAGACAAAGGTGGTcaggtaggggctggggtggtGGCGACCGGTGGGGCTGCAGCCCAGGCAACAGGGGATACAGGATCCAGCTTAGCCACTGAAACCAG TGGACAGTCTGGTACTGGAGCCTTATGTTTGTCCTCATCCTCCACCCTGATGGAAATACTAGAGGCCATCAAACACCCCAC AACAGGTGTGCAGCTTCTACCTGAGCAGAAGGGCCTGCCCCCTAACTGCTTCATCAGTGCTGAGATTGTCCATTGGCTGGTCAACAACGTAGAGGGTGTGGCCACACAAGGCATGGCTGTCGACATCATGCAG AAGATGCTGGATGAGGGCCTGGTTACCCATGCATCGGGGGATGCCATGAGGACCTTTGTCTATGGCTTCTACTTCTACAGGATAGTGGCAGAGAAAGACGGTGAGCGAG GCCCTACATCCCAGCTGCCCCCTCCTGTGGCACAGGGCTGGTCAACGGCAGCCCTGGAGGACTTTGCCCTGTTTCAGAGGAAGTGGTTTGAGGTGGCTTTCGTCCTGGAGGAGCGTCGAACTTGTGACCTCCCGGCCTTCCTTCTGCCCTGGCTGCCCAGCCGGCCCGCCTCCTATGCAAGTAGGCACAGCTCCTTCAGCCGCAGCTTTGGAGGACGCAGCCAGGCCGCAGCACTGCTAG ctgcCACTGTACCAGAGCAAAAGACAGCCACCTTGGATGTGGACGTTAACAATCGTAGTGACCGCACCGAGTGGTGCAGCTGCTATTACCATggcaacttctccctcaacgctGCCTTCGAGGTCAAGCTGCACTGGATGGCCGTCACTGCAGCTGTTCTCTTTGAGATG GTCCAAGGCTGGCACAGAAAGGCTGCCTCCTGTGGGTTCCTGTTGGTGCCTGTCCTGGAGGTGCCCTTTGCCCTACCCTCCTACCTATATGGTGACCCGCTGCGGGCCCAGCTCTTCATCCCTCTCCACATCCACCGTCTGCTGAGGGACGGCAGTGACAACCTGTTTGAGG GGTTTGAACCAGAGACGTATTGGGATAGAATGCAGCTCTTTCAGGAAGCCATACTATACCG ATTCGGATTTGTCCAAGACAAGTTTTCTGCCTCTGCTTTCAACTTCCCATCAGAGAACAAACCCCAATACATCCACGTAACAG gCACAGTGTTCCTCCAGCTGCCCTACTCCAAGAGGAAGTACTCTAGCGGGCAGCAGCGGAGGAGGAGGAATTCAACAGCATCAGCCAGTCAGGGCCTGTTTGGCTCGGAAGAGCTGGTGGGTTACTACTGGGCCTACAATACCATGCTGACCAAGGCTTGGAGGACGGGTGTGCTTGGGGATGAGAAGCTGGCTGACCGCCTGCTCAGAGACTTCACTGACTTCTGCGCCAACAAAGACAAGAGGCTAGTGAACTTTTGGGACAGCTGCCAGGAGAAAATGAACGCTAGTGCTCCATGA
- the depdc5 gene encoding GATOR1 complex protein DEPDC5 isoform X3 produces MKNKTYKLVVHKKGFGGSDDELVVNPKVFPQVSLGDIIEIAHPTDEYSPLLLQVKSLKEDLQKETISVDQTVAQAFKLRAYQDVVVNIVDPKDVTLDLVELTFKDQYIGRGDMWRLKKSLVSTCAYVTQKVEFAGIRAQASELWVKGEKVTCGYISEDTRVVFRSTSAMVYIFIQMSCEMWDFDIYGDLYFEKAVSGFLSDLFAKWKERYCSHEVTVVLFSRTFYNAKTLEEFPEILRGSIRQDHEGRFYEDFYRVVAQTERRDEWTSLLVTIKKLFIQYPVLVRLKEAVGFPSGHNSTAAQGNYLEAINLSFNVFDKHYINRNFDRTGQMSVVITPGVGVFEVDRLLMILTKQRMIDNGIGVDLVCMGEQPLHAVPLFKLHNRTVPGDSRLGDDYNLPHWINHSFYTSKSQNSCSCFTPRIKLAGRKLHAEKFKNNKEHTLGAPKDENSLPIQVDYDAHDAQVFRLPGPSRAQRSTNFRVVREREVSGRRSWGSADVSGVLGGGVSPPVRSCGPDEQRSLASDDSLGRVSNILLIPRLPPAQYGEVSSSLGYTSTRELLEKMMESQRDSSAPGRFTVGSAESTLHVRPGGYTPQRALINPFAPSRMPMKLTSNRRRWMHTFPVGPSGEAIQIHHQTRQNMAELQGSEQRDPAHTSAELLELAYHEATGRRTASERRQAGENGLYSSGGMEEYTHGSPASSNSTGTPVNRGSSLEDFSSGSPDPMPSFCCTVGVDWKSLTTPACLPLTTDYFPEWQTLQNDYTEGCYDLLPHTDLERRDDEAPVMSAPQVFEEFICQRLMQGYQIIVQPNKRKPQPAVAPPLSSSPLYTRGLVSRRRPEEEESLYWLSMGRTFHKVCLKDKIITVTRYLPKYPYESAQIQYTYSLCPPHSDAHFLSCWVEFGHERLEEYKWNYLDQYICSAGSEDFSLIDSLKFWRTRFLLLPAGGARRVADGEGHWDVYGEGVGTVAGREGMTGTGDWALLDGFIRFLEGLNRIRRRHRSDRIIRKGPAMKGLQVTGPLSAYPPEPVAPPLGKKGTSALSALLELEQNQKTLEEQQQQGKSSAATSESSTVAMTTTYVDSPRKDAAFILDFIRSPRSSYIYHTQVSTDPAEGGATDKGGQVGAGVVATGGAAAQATGDTGSSLATETSGQSGTGALCLSSSSTLMEILEAIKHPTTGVQLLPEQKGLPPNCFISAEIVHWLVNNVEGVATQGMAVDIMQKMLDEGLVTHASGDAMRTFVYGFYFYRIVAEKDGERGPTSQLPPPVAQGWSTAALEDFALFQRKWFEVAFVLEERRTCDLPAFLLPWLPSRPASYASRHSSFSRSFGGRSQAAALLAATVPEQKTATLDVDVNNRSDRTEWCSCYYHGNFSLNAAFEVKLHWMAVTAAVLFEMVQGWHRKAASCGFLLVPVLEVPFALPSYLYGDPLRAQLFIPLHIHRLLRDGSDNLFEGFEPETYWDRMQLFQEAILYRFGFVQDKFSASAFNFPSENKPQYIHVTGTVFLQLPYSKRKYSSGQQRRRRNSTASASQGLFGSEELVGYYWAYNTMLTKAWRTGVLGDEKLADRLLRDFTDFCANKDKRLVNFWDSCQEKMNASAP; encoded by the exons ATGAAGAATAAAACATACAAACTTGTGGTGCACAAGAAAGGCTTTGGAGGCAGTG ATGATGAGCTTGTGGTGAACCCCAAGGTGTTCCCTCAAGTTTCCCTTGGGGACATAATTGAGATTGCACACCCCACAGATGAATACAG CCCTCTCTTGCTGCAGGTGAAGAGTCTCAAAGAAGACCTCCAGAAAG aGACAATCAGTGTGGACCAGACGGTGGCGCAAGCCTTCAAACTCCGGGCATACCAGGATGTCGTTGTAAACATTGTGGATCCAAAG GATGTAACTCTGGACCTCGTAGAGCTCACATTCAAAGACCAATACATTGGAAGGGGAGACATGTGGCGACTGAAGAAGAGTCTG GTGAGTACCTGTGCTTATGTGACCCAGAAAGTGGAATTTGCAGGGATCAG AGCCCAGGCCAGTGAGTTATGGGTGAAAGGAGAGAAGGTCACTTGTGGCTACATCAGTGAAGACACCAGG GTGGTGTTCAGGTCGACCTCTGCCATGGTGTACATCTTCATCCAGATGAGCTGCGAAATGTGGGACTTCGATATCTACG GGGATCTCTACTTTGAGAAAGCAGTCAGTGGTTTTTTGTCTGATCTTTTTGCCAAATGGAAG GAGAGGTATTGCAGCCATGAAGTGACAGTGGTGCTTTTCTCACGCACTTTCTACAACGCTAAAACCTTGG AAGAGTTTCCTGAGATATTGAGAGGTTCCATCAGACAGGACCACGAGGGCCGTTTCTATGAAGATTTCTATAG GGTAGTGGCTCAGACTGAGAGACGTGATGAGTGGACCTCTCTACTGGTCACCATCAAGAAGCTCTTCATCCAGTATCCTGTCTTGGTGCGGCTGAAAGAAGCGG TTGGTTTCCCCTCCGGCCATAACTCTACTGCTGCTCAGGGGAATTACCTTGAGGCCATTAACCTGTCTTTCAACG TCTTTGACAAGCACTACATCAACCGCAATTTTGACCGCACCGGTCAGATGTCTGTGGTCATCACCCCGGGGGTGGGCGTGTTTGAAGTGGACCGACTGCTCATGATCCTAACCAAGCAGCGCATGATTGACAATG GTATCGGTGTAGACTTGGTGTGTATGGGAGAGCAGCCACTTCATGCAGTGCCTCTATTTAAG CTGCACAACAGGACAGTGCCTGGAGACTCACGACTGGGGGATGACTACAACCTGCCCCACTGGATCAACCACAG CTTTTACACTTCCAAAAGCCAGAACTCCTGCAGTTGCTTCACTCCTCGCATCAAGCTGGCAGGACGCAAG CTCCATGCAGAAAAATTCAAGAATAACAAAGAGCACA CTCTTGGGGCTCCGAAGGACGAGAACAGCCTTCCCATCCAGGTGGACTACGATGCCCATGATGCACAGGTGTTCAGACTCCCCGGGCCGTCCCGAGCCCAGAGGAGCACCAACTTCAG GGTGGTCCGAGAGAGGGAAGTGAGTggaaggagaagctgggggtcTGCGGATGTGAGTGGGGTTCTAGGGGGCGGTGTGTCCCCCCCTGTCCGCTCTTGTGGGCCTGACGAGCAGCGGAGCCTGGCCTCTGATGACAGCCTGGGCAGGGTGTCCAACATCCTGCTGATCCCCCGTCTGCCCCCAGCCCAGTACGGAGAGGTCAGCAGCTCCCTGGGCTACACCAGCACCAGAG agttgTTGGAGAAGATGATGGAATCTCAGCGGGACTCCAGTGCTCCAGGGAGGTTCACTGTGGGGAGTGCTGAGTCCACCCTCCATGTGCGCCCAGGGGGCTACACCCCTCAGAGGGCCCTCATTAACCCCTTCGCCCCCTCACGCATGCCCATGAAGCTCACCTCCAACCGCAGGCGCTGGATGCACACCTTCCCTGTGG GTCCGTCAGGAGAGGCCATCCAGATCcaccaccagaccagacagaaCATGGCTGAATTGCAGGGCAGCGAGCAGAGAGACCCCGCCCACACCTCCGCCGAGCTCCTGGAACTGGCCTATCACGAGGCCACTGGCAG ACGGACAGCCTCAGAGAGACGACAGGCAGGAGAAAATGGGCTGTACTCCAgcggagggatggaggagtaTACTCATGGCAGCCCAGCCAGCAGCAACagcactg GAACACCGGTAAACCGTGGCTCTTCGTTGGAGGACTTTTCCTCTGGCAGTCCGGATCCAA TGCCTAGCTTCTGTTGCACGGTGGGGGTAGACTGGAAGTCTCTGACCACACCCGCCTGTCTGCCTCTCACCACTGACTACTTCCCTGAATGGCAGACCCTGCAGAACGACTACACTGAGGGCTGCTACGACCTGCTGCCACACACTGACCTGGAGAG gcgGGATGATGAGGCCCCGGTGATGAGTGCCCCTCAGGTGTTTGAGGAGTTTATCTGTCAGCGGCTGATGCAGGGCTACCAGATCATTGTCCAACCTAACAAAAGGAAACCCCAGCCTGCTGTGGCCCCGCCCCTCAGCAGTAGTCCACTCTACACCAGag GGCTGGTCTCTCGGCGCAGgccagaagaggaggagagtctGTACTGGCTCAGTATGGGTCGTACCTTCCATAAAGTCTGCCTGAAGGATAAAATCATCACTGTTACCCGCTACCTTCCGAA gtaccCGTATGAGTCGGCCCAGATCCAGTACACCTACAGTCTGTGTCCCCCTCACTCTGACGCCCACTTCCTGTCCTGCTGGGTGGAGTTTGGTCACGAGAGACTGGAGGAGTACAAGTGGAACTACCTGGACCAGTACATCTGCTCTGCTGGCTCTGAGGACTTCAG TTTGATAGACTCTCTGAAGTTCTGGCGGACCCGCTTCCTGCTGCTGCCGGCCGGGGGGGCTAGACGTGTGGCGGACGGGGAGGGGCACTGGGACGTTTACGGGGAGGGAGTGGGCACGGTGGCGGGCAGAGAGGGCATGACGGGCACCGGGGACTGGGCCCTGCTGGATGGCTTCATCCGCTTCCTGGAGGGACTCAACCGCATCCGCAGACGCCACCGCTCTGACAGGATCATCAGG aaAGGACCGGCGATGAAGGGTTTGCAGGTGACTGGTCCTCTCTCTGCCTACCCTCCGGAGCCTGTAGCGCCCCCTCTGGGCAAGAAAGGCACCTCCGCTTTATCAGCTCTCCTGGAGTTGGAGCAGAACCAAAA GACTCTAGAGGAGCAGCAACAACAGGGGAAATCCTCAGCTGCCACCAGTGAGTCTTCCACTGTCGCCATGACCACTACATATGTGGACAGCCCTCGCAAG GATGCTGCCTTCATTTTGGATTTTATACGTAGCCCTCGTTCCTCCTACATCTATCATACACAG GTTTCTACAGATCCTGCTGAAGGAGGGGCCACAGACAAAGGTGGTcaggtaggggctggggtggtGGCGACCGGTGGGGCTGCAGCCCAGGCAACAGGGGATACAGGATCCAGCTTAGCCACTGAAACCAG TGGACAGTCTGGTACTGGAGCCTTATGTTTGTCCTCATCCTCCACCCTGATGGAAATACTAGAGGCCATCAAACACCCCAC AACAGGTGTGCAGCTTCTACCTGAGCAGAAGGGCCTGCCCCCTAACTGCTTCATCAGTGCTGAGATTGTCCATTGGCTGGTCAACAACGTAGAGGGTGTGGCCACACAAGGCATGGCTGTCGACATCATGCAG AAGATGCTGGATGAGGGCCTGGTTACCCATGCATCGGGGGATGCCATGAGGACCTTTGTCTATGGCTTCTACTTCTACAGGATAGTGGCAGAGAAAGACGGTGAGCGAG GCCCTACATCCCAGCTGCCCCCTCCTGTGGCACAGGGCTGGTCAACGGCAGCCCTGGAGGACTTTGCCCTGTTTCAGAGGAAGTGGTTTGAGGTGGCTTTCGTCCTGGAGGAGCGTCGAACTTGTGACCTCCCGGCCTTCCTTCTGCCCTGGCTGCCCAGCCGGCCCGCCTCCTATGCAAGTAGGCACAGCTCCTTCAGCCGCAGCTTTGGAGGACGCAGCCAGGCCGCAGCACTGCTAG ctgcCACTGTACCAGAGCAAAAGACAGCCACCTTGGATGTGGACGTTAACAATCGTAGTGACCGCACCGAGTGGTGCAGCTGCTATTACCATggcaacttctccctcaacgctGCCTTCGAGGTCAAGCTGCACTGGATGGCCGTCACTGCAGCTGTTCTCTTTGAGATG GTCCAAGGCTGGCACAGAAAGGCTGCCTCCTGTGGGTTCCTGTTGGTGCCTGTCCTGGAGGTGCCCTTTGCCCTACCCTCCTACCTATATGGTGACCCGCTGCGGGCCCAGCTCTTCATCCCTCTCCACATCCACCGTCTGCTGAGGGACGGCAGTGACAACCTGTTTGAGG GGTTTGAACCAGAGACGTATTGGGATAGAATGCAGCTCTTTCAGGAAGCCATACTATACCG ATTCGGATTTGTCCAAGACAAGTTTTCTGCCTCTGCTTTCAACTTCCCATCAGAGAACAAACCCCAATACATCCACGTAACAG gCACAGTGTTCCTCCAGCTGCCCTACTCCAAGAGGAAGTACTCTAGCGGGCAGCAGCGGAGGAGGAGGAATTCAACAGCATCAGCCAGTCAGGGCCTGTTTGGCTCGGAAGAGCTGGTGGGTTACTACTGGGCCTACAATACCATGCTGACCAAGGCTTGGAGGACGGGTGTGCTTGGGGATGAGAAGCTGGCTGACCGCCTGCTCAGAGACTTCACTGACTTCTGCGCCAACAAAGACAAGAGGCTAGTGAACTTTTGGGACAGCTGCCAGGAGAAAATGAACGCTAGTGCTCCATGA